In Drosophila santomea strain STO CAGO 1482 chromosome 3L, Prin_Dsan_1.1, whole genome shotgun sequence, a single window of DNA contains:
- the LOC120447630 gene encoding BAG domain-containing protein Samui isoform X1 gives MKPTMMAANQAQSNPATAAGNNVSPGGPGVNIPVNREYVSGGYGSPQQSAQYHSPQNAYGSPRQQQQHFQQHQQVPPNQQQQHFQPTFGFEPNMDMDNMFPRSHLGRMHDPFAGFGDSRKRSSLHGPSGQVHADDDFPSYFDDPDFGFPRFSTMGRRGRMPGGASTHMDHDDDFFTRLPSEFRQYIPDGFGGRRGPGAPPAPGQVPQQQQPQPQYTQQQPQPQYTQQQPQTHFQFGVPPQQQQVYAGSAQQQVPQTPSKRLCDAAIQTEDPAGRSEVDCAPPANLNQHGLRNTVDMGVKSAAEQDQGLRSHSAPPPEQQQQNLQYQQQQQQHQQPGAHNQQFGTQTSPPIQGQQFKTYYAPHQQTHPQQKQQTPPPAPQTPGGTYVRTIPIFVEGRTEPIINAHKEIPNQNAPPSAQAQAQAQAYAQAQAQPQAHGAPQQQRPTPLNTQQVHPDQQVPVEGAAGLPPQTPHTLNSINKIQDIQRDVLELMGKVEQFKGTREEKEYAYLDEMLTRNLLKLDTIDTNGKDSIRLARKEAIKCIQASINVLEAKAEENARAASGAVAAPSAPALAVDTGAAAAPEAAGQNAEPVTPQPQDATKLQEPIPLPAPPNAAPVEGAAAPEANAAEAAASGVTTQSAAQSEATTTTSE, from the exons ATGAAGCCCACTATGATGGCGGCCAATCAGGCGCAAAGCAATcccgccaccgccgccggtAACAATGTCTCACCCGGCGGGCCCGGAGTCAATATACCCGTGAACCGGGAGTACGTGAGTGGTGGCTACGGATCGCCACAGCAGTCGGCACAGTACCACAGTCCCCAAAACGCATACGGATCGcccaggcagcagcagcagcacttccagcagcaccagcaggtTCCTCcaaatcagcagcagcaacattttcAG CCGACCTTTGGATTCGAACCtaacatggacatggacaaCATGTTCCCGCGCTCGCACCTGGGCAGGATGCATGATCCCTTCGCCGGCTTCGGCGACTCACGTAAGCGGAGCAGTTTGCACGGACCCAGTGGTCAAGTCCATGCTGATGATGACTTTCCATCCTATTTCGACGATCCAGACTTTGGTTTCCCCCGTTTCTCAACGATGGGCCGCCGAGGTCGGATGCCCGGTGGGGCCAGCACTCACATGGACCACGATGACGACTTCTTCACTCGGCTGCCCTCGGAGTTCCGCCAGTACATCCCAGACGGTTTCGGAGGCAGACGTGGTCCAGGTGCTCCTCCCGCGCCCGGACAAGttccacagcagcagcagccacagccgcAGTATACccaacagcagccacagccgCAGTATACCCAACAACAGCCCCAGACGCACTTCCAGTTCGGTGTGCCgccccagcaacagcaagtcTATGCGGGATCAGCCCAGCAGCAGGTGCCGCAGACGCCTTCGAAGCGTCTATGCGATGCTGCCATCCAGACGGAGGATCCTGCCGGTCGCTCGGAGGTGGACTGTGCTCCGCCGGCTAACTTGAACCAGCACGGACTGCGAAACACTGTGGACATGGGCGTGAAGAGTGCCGCCGAGCAGGATCAGGGACTGCGCTCCCACTCCGCCCCTCcgccagagcagcagcagcagaatctGCAgtatcagcagcaacagcagcagcatcagcaaccGGGAGCACATAACCAACAGTTTGGCACCCAGACAAGTCCGCCCATTCAGGGTCAGCAGTTCAAGACCTACTATGCGCCCCACCAGCAGACGCATCcccagcaaaagcagcagacTCCGCCGCCAGCGCCACAGACCCCGGGTGGCACCTATGTGCGCACCATACCCATCTTCGTGGAGGGTCGCACCGAGCCCATCATCAATGCCCACAAGGAGATCCCCAACCAGAATGCTCCGCCCAGTGCTCAGGCCCAAGCTCAGGCACAGGCATATGCGCAGGCACAGGCGCAGCCACAGGCTCACGGTGCTCCACAGCAGCAGAGGCCGACACCACTGAACACCCAGCAGGTGCATCCTGACCAGCAAGTGCCAGTTGAGGGAGCCGCTGGATTGCCGCCACAGACGCCACACACCCTCAACTCGATCAACAAGATCCAGGACATACAGCGCGACGTACTGGAGCTCATGGGCAAGGTGGAGCAGTTCAAGGGAACGCGCGAGGAGAAGGAGTACGCCTACCTGGACGAGATGCTGACACGCAACCTGCTTAAGCTAGACACCATCGACACAAACGGCAAGGACAGCATTCGTCTGGCCCGAAAGGAGGCTATCAA ATGCATTCAGGCTTCGATAAATGTGCTAGAGGCCAAGGCGGAGGAGAACGCCAGAGCGGCATCGGGAGCAGTAGCTGCACCTAGCGCCCCAGCTTTAGCGGTTGACACAGGTGCAGCTGCTGCCCCAGAAGCAGCCGGCCAAAATGCGGAGCCAGTGACTCCACAGCCACAGGATGCTACTAAACTGCAGGAACCCATCCCTCTGCCAGCACCACCAAATGCGGCACCCGTGGAGGGCGCAGCTGCTCCGGAAGCAAACGCCGCGGAGGCTGCAGCTTCTGGTGTGACGACCCAATCAGCCGCGCAGTCGGAGGCAACCACAACGACGTCGGAATGA
- the LOC120447631 gene encoding drebrin-like protein, whose protein sequence is MAVSFEKNRAQIVAAWKDVLDDKSDTNWSLFGYEGQTNELKVVGTGDGGVEELNEDLNSGKIMYAFVRIEDPKTGLNKYLLINWQGEGAPVLRKGTCANHIRDVSNLLSGAHLTINARNEDDIDLDRLLKKLSTVSSAYSFKEPRGAMEEQKAPVGTNYTRVIPTKELNASVMQDFWKKEEAEEKLRQEAEKESKRLELQKLEQEQRSREEKEHKEREKLVISTTKLQPAHIPIKTSPQPLSPEKTAPGFSNNLTDAERMRQARNQEARELIGSRVGAAKAMFTKHTSEGQLQSKLNTQPPAKPARNSIAQRINVFNQNQPQDAPVPSPPRAVSPAKPLPVEAPEPVVPAPTTTPAAPVAAEVVSTIAEVEESQPVDDFPLAHESEQFSTIKRSPHSKSNSLQSQSPDETTSSNETDTAVDQYQEEEVRTKVSVTVQQSQSAKSSGMSTLERNALTDLVNEDDFICQETLGDLGQRARALYDYQAADETEITFDPGDVITHIDQIDEGWWQGLGPDGTYGLFPANYVEIIN, encoded by the exons ATGGCTGTCAGTTTTGAGAAGAATCGGGCGCAAATAGTGGCCGCTTGGAAGGATGTGCTGGACGACAAGAGCGATACGAATTGGTCTCTCTTCGGCTACGAGGGTCAGACCAACGAGCTGAAGGTGGTGGGCACCGGCGATGGCGGCGTGGAGGAGCTAAACGAGGACCTAAATAGCGGCAAGATTATGTACGCCTTCGTCCGAATCGAAGACCCCAAAACGGGCCTCAACAAGTACTTGCTCATCAACTGGCAG GGCGAGGGCGCACCTGTGCTACGCAAGGGCACCTGCGCCAACCACATCCGCGATGTGAGTAATTTGCTTTCCGGCGCTCACCTTACCATCAATGCCCGGAACGAGGACGATATTGACTTGGATCGGCTTCTCAAGAAGCTGAGCACCGTGAGCTCCGCATACAGCTTTAAGGAACCTCGAGGCGCCATGGAGGAGCAGAAGGCGCCGGTGGGCACCAACTATACTCGGGTCATTCCCACCAAGGAGCTAAACGCCAGCGTTATGCAGGACTTCTGGAAAAAGGAGGAGGCTGAGGAAAAATTGCGCCAGGAGGCAGAAAAGGAGTCCAAGCGACTTGAGCTTCAGAAGTTGGAGCAGGAGCAACGTAGTCGCGAGGAGAAGGAGCACAAGGAGCGGGAGAAACTGGTCATAAGCACCACCAAGCTCCAGCCGGCCCACATACCCAtcaaaac GTCTCCGCAACCTTTAAGCCCTGAGAAAACTGCACCAGGATTTTCCAACAATCTGACCGATGCGGAGCGCATGCGTCAGGCGAGGAACCAGGAGGCCCGCGAATTGATTGGCTCTCGTGTTGGAGCTGCCAAGGCCATGTTTACAAAGCACACGAGCGAGGGACAACTTCAGTCCAA ACTAAACACGCAACCGCCGGCCAAACCAGCTCGCAACTCGATTGCCCAGCGCATCAACGTTTTCAACCAAAACCAGCCTCAAGATGCACCTGTGCCTTCACCACCACGCGCTGTGTCCCCTGCCAAACCGTTGCCAGTAGAGGCACCAGAACCAGTAGTCCCCGCTCCAACTACAACTCCTGCTGCTCCGGTGGCTGCCGAGGTAGTTTCCACTATAGCGGAGGTTGAGGAGTCTCAACCGGTAGACGATTTTCCACTTGCCCATGAAAGCGAGCAGTTCTCGACCATCAAGCGATCGCCACATAGTAAATCCAACTCGCTGCAGTCACAGTCACCGGATGAGACCACCTCTTCCAATGAAACAGACACCGCTGTTGACCAGTATCAGGAAGAGGAGGTCCGCACCAAGGTGTCAGTTACCGTGCAGCAGTCGCAATCGGCCAAGTCGAGCGGCATGAGCACACTGGAAAGGAATGCAT TAACGGATTTGGTGAACGAGGACGATTTTATCTGTCAGGAGACTTTAGGCGATCTGGGACAACGGGCACGAGCTCTATACGATTACCAGGCAGCCGACGAGACAGAGATCACTTTTGATCCAGGCGATGTCATTACGCATATCGATCAAATCGATGAGGGATGGTGGCAGGGACTGGGCCCTGATGGAACCTATGGACTGTTTCCGGCAAACTATGTCGAGATCATCAACTAG
- the LOC120447630 gene encoding BAG domain-containing protein Samui isoform X4, translating to MDMDNMFPRSHLGRMHDPFAGFGDSHFGFPRFSTMGRRGRMPGGASTHMDHDDDFFTRLPSEFRQYIPDGFGGRRGPGAPPAPGQVPQQQQPQPQYTQQQPQPQYTQQQPQTHFQFGVPPQQQQVYAGSAQQQVPQTPSKRLCDAAIQTEDPAGRSEVDCAPPANLNQHGLRNTVDMGVKSAAEQDQGLRSHSAPPPEQQQQNLQYQQQQQQHQQPGAHNQQFGTQTSPPIQGQQFKTYYAPHQQTHPQQKQQTPPPAPQTPGGTYVRTIPIFVEGRTEPIINAHKEIPNQNAPPSAQAQAQAQAYAQAQAQPQAHGAPQQQRPTPLNTQQVHPDQQVPVEGAAGLPPQTPHTLNSINKIQDIQRDVLELMGKVEQFKGTREEKEYAYLDEMLTRNLLKLDTIDTNGKDSIRLARKEAIKCIQASINVLEAKAEENARAASGAVAAPSAPALAVDTGAAAAPEAAGQNAEPVTPQPQDATKLQEPIPLPAPPNAAPVEGAAAPEANAAEAAASGVTTQSAAQSEATTTTSE from the exons atggacatggacaaCATGTTCCCGCGCTCGCACCTGGGCAGGATGCATGATCCCTTCGCCGGCTTCGGCGACTCAC ACTTTGGTTTCCCCCGTTTCTCAACGATGGGCCGCCGAGGTCGGATGCCCGGTGGGGCCAGCACTCACATGGACCACGATGACGACTTCTTCACTCGGCTGCCCTCGGAGTTCCGCCAGTACATCCCAGACGGTTTCGGAGGCAGACGTGGTCCAGGTGCTCCTCCCGCGCCCGGACAAGttccacagcagcagcagccacagccgcAGTATACccaacagcagccacagccgCAGTATACCCAACAACAGCCCCAGACGCACTTCCAGTTCGGTGTGCCgccccagcaacagcaagtcTATGCGGGATCAGCCCAGCAGCAGGTGCCGCAGACGCCTTCGAAGCGTCTATGCGATGCTGCCATCCAGACGGAGGATCCTGCCGGTCGCTCGGAGGTGGACTGTGCTCCGCCGGCTAACTTGAACCAGCACGGACTGCGAAACACTGTGGACATGGGCGTGAAGAGTGCCGCCGAGCAGGATCAGGGACTGCGCTCCCACTCCGCCCCTCcgccagagcagcagcagcagaatctGCAgtatcagcagcaacagcagcagcatcagcaaccGGGAGCACATAACCAACAGTTTGGCACCCAGACAAGTCCGCCCATTCAGGGTCAGCAGTTCAAGACCTACTATGCGCCCCACCAGCAGACGCATCcccagcaaaagcagcagacTCCGCCGCCAGCGCCACAGACCCCGGGTGGCACCTATGTGCGCACCATACCCATCTTCGTGGAGGGTCGCACCGAGCCCATCATCAATGCCCACAAGGAGATCCCCAACCAGAATGCTCCGCCCAGTGCTCAGGCCCAAGCTCAGGCACAGGCATATGCGCAGGCACAGGCGCAGCCACAGGCTCACGGTGCTCCACAGCAGCAGAGGCCGACACCACTGAACACCCAGCAGGTGCATCCTGACCAGCAAGTGCCAGTTGAGGGAGCCGCTGGATTGCCGCCACAGACGCCACACACCCTCAACTCGATCAACAAGATCCAGGACATACAGCGCGACGTACTGGAGCTCATGGGCAAGGTGGAGCAGTTCAAGGGAACGCGCGAGGAGAAGGAGTACGCCTACCTGGACGAGATGCTGACACGCAACCTGCTTAAGCTAGACACCATCGACACAAACGGCAAGGACAGCATTCGTCTGGCCCGAAAGGAGGCTATCAA ATGCATTCAGGCTTCGATAAATGTGCTAGAGGCCAAGGCGGAGGAGAACGCCAGAGCGGCATCGGGAGCAGTAGCTGCACCTAGCGCCCCAGCTTTAGCGGTTGACACAGGTGCAGCTGCTGCCCCAGAAGCAGCCGGCCAAAATGCGGAGCCAGTGACTCCACAGCCACAGGATGCTACTAAACTGCAGGAACCCATCCCTCTGCCAGCACCACCAAATGCGGCACCCGTGGAGGGCGCAGCTGCTCCGGAAGCAAACGCCGCGGAGGCTGCAGCTTCTGGTGTGACGACCCAATCAGCCGCGCAGTCGGAGGCAACCACAACGACGTCGGAATGA
- the LOC120447630 gene encoding BAG domain-containing protein Samui isoform X3, producing the protein MDMDNMFPRSHLGRMHDPFAGFGDSRKRSSLHGPSGQVHADDDFPSYFDDPDFGFPRFSTMGRRGRMPGGASTHMDHDDDFFTRLPSEFRQYIPDGFGGRRGPGAPPAPGQVPQQQQPQPQYTQQQPQPQYTQQQPQTHFQFGVPPQQQQVYAGSAQQQVPQTPSKRLCDAAIQTEDPAGRSEVDCAPPANLNQHGLRNTVDMGVKSAAEQDQGLRSHSAPPPEQQQQNLQYQQQQQQHQQPGAHNQQFGTQTSPPIQGQQFKTYYAPHQQTHPQQKQQTPPPAPQTPGGTYVRTIPIFVEGRTEPIINAHKEIPNQNAPPSAQAQAQAQAYAQAQAQPQAHGAPQQQRPTPLNTQQVHPDQQVPVEGAAGLPPQTPHTLNSINKIQDIQRDVLELMGKVEQFKGTREEKEYAYLDEMLTRNLLKLDTIDTNGKDSIRLARKEAIKCIQASINVLEAKAEENARAASGAVAAPSAPALAVDTGAAAAPEAAGQNAEPVTPQPQDATKLQEPIPLPAPPNAAPVEGAAAPEANAAEAAASGVTTQSAAQSEATTTTSE; encoded by the exons atggacatggacaaCATGTTCCCGCGCTCGCACCTGGGCAGGATGCATGATCCCTTCGCCGGCTTCGGCGACTCACGTAAGCGGAGCAGTTTGCACGGACCCAGTGGTCAAGTCCATGCTGATGATGACTTTCCATCCTATTTCGACGATCCAGACTTTGGTTTCCCCCGTTTCTCAACGATGGGCCGCCGAGGTCGGATGCCCGGTGGGGCCAGCACTCACATGGACCACGATGACGACTTCTTCACTCGGCTGCCCTCGGAGTTCCGCCAGTACATCCCAGACGGTTTCGGAGGCAGACGTGGTCCAGGTGCTCCTCCCGCGCCCGGACAAGttccacagcagcagcagccacagccgcAGTATACccaacagcagccacagccgCAGTATACCCAACAACAGCCCCAGACGCACTTCCAGTTCGGTGTGCCgccccagcaacagcaagtcTATGCGGGATCAGCCCAGCAGCAGGTGCCGCAGACGCCTTCGAAGCGTCTATGCGATGCTGCCATCCAGACGGAGGATCCTGCCGGTCGCTCGGAGGTGGACTGTGCTCCGCCGGCTAACTTGAACCAGCACGGACTGCGAAACACTGTGGACATGGGCGTGAAGAGTGCCGCCGAGCAGGATCAGGGACTGCGCTCCCACTCCGCCCCTCcgccagagcagcagcagcagaatctGCAgtatcagcagcaacagcagcagcatcagcaaccGGGAGCACATAACCAACAGTTTGGCACCCAGACAAGTCCGCCCATTCAGGGTCAGCAGTTCAAGACCTACTATGCGCCCCACCAGCAGACGCATCcccagcaaaagcagcagacTCCGCCGCCAGCGCCACAGACCCCGGGTGGCACCTATGTGCGCACCATACCCATCTTCGTGGAGGGTCGCACCGAGCCCATCATCAATGCCCACAAGGAGATCCCCAACCAGAATGCTCCGCCCAGTGCTCAGGCCCAAGCTCAGGCACAGGCATATGCGCAGGCACAGGCGCAGCCACAGGCTCACGGTGCTCCACAGCAGCAGAGGCCGACACCACTGAACACCCAGCAGGTGCATCCTGACCAGCAAGTGCCAGTTGAGGGAGCCGCTGGATTGCCGCCACAGACGCCACACACCCTCAACTCGATCAACAAGATCCAGGACATACAGCGCGACGTACTGGAGCTCATGGGCAAGGTGGAGCAGTTCAAGGGAACGCGCGAGGAGAAGGAGTACGCCTACCTGGACGAGATGCTGACACGCAACCTGCTTAAGCTAGACACCATCGACACAAACGGCAAGGACAGCATTCGTCTGGCCCGAAAGGAGGCTATCAA ATGCATTCAGGCTTCGATAAATGTGCTAGAGGCCAAGGCGGAGGAGAACGCCAGAGCGGCATCGGGAGCAGTAGCTGCACCTAGCGCCCCAGCTTTAGCGGTTGACACAGGTGCAGCTGCTGCCCCAGAAGCAGCCGGCCAAAATGCGGAGCCAGTGACTCCACAGCCACAGGATGCTACTAAACTGCAGGAACCCATCCCTCTGCCAGCACCACCAAATGCGGCACCCGTGGAGGGCGCAGCTGCTCCGGAAGCAAACGCCGCGGAGGCTGCAGCTTCTGGTGTGACGACCCAATCAGCCGCGCAGTCGGAGGCAACCACAACGACGTCGGAATGA
- the LOC120447630 gene encoding BAG domain-containing protein Samui isoform X2: MKPTMMAANQAQSNPATAAGNNVSPGGPGVNIPVNREYVSGGYGSPQQSAQYHSPQNAYGSPRQQQQHFQQHQQVPPNQQQQHFQPTFGFEPNMDMDNMFPRSHLGRMHDPFAGFGDSHFGFPRFSTMGRRGRMPGGASTHMDHDDDFFTRLPSEFRQYIPDGFGGRRGPGAPPAPGQVPQQQQPQPQYTQQQPQPQYTQQQPQTHFQFGVPPQQQQVYAGSAQQQVPQTPSKRLCDAAIQTEDPAGRSEVDCAPPANLNQHGLRNTVDMGVKSAAEQDQGLRSHSAPPPEQQQQNLQYQQQQQQHQQPGAHNQQFGTQTSPPIQGQQFKTYYAPHQQTHPQQKQQTPPPAPQTPGGTYVRTIPIFVEGRTEPIINAHKEIPNQNAPPSAQAQAQAQAYAQAQAQPQAHGAPQQQRPTPLNTQQVHPDQQVPVEGAAGLPPQTPHTLNSINKIQDIQRDVLELMGKVEQFKGTREEKEYAYLDEMLTRNLLKLDTIDTNGKDSIRLARKEAIKCIQASINVLEAKAEENARAASGAVAAPSAPALAVDTGAAAAPEAAGQNAEPVTPQPQDATKLQEPIPLPAPPNAAPVEGAAAPEANAAEAAASGVTTQSAAQSEATTTTSE, from the exons ATGAAGCCCACTATGATGGCGGCCAATCAGGCGCAAAGCAATcccgccaccgccgccggtAACAATGTCTCACCCGGCGGGCCCGGAGTCAATATACCCGTGAACCGGGAGTACGTGAGTGGTGGCTACGGATCGCCACAGCAGTCGGCACAGTACCACAGTCCCCAAAACGCATACGGATCGcccaggcagcagcagcagcacttccagcagcaccagcaggtTCCTCcaaatcagcagcagcaacattttcAG CCGACCTTTGGATTCGAACCtaacatggacatggacaaCATGTTCCCGCGCTCGCACCTGGGCAGGATGCATGATCCCTTCGCCGGCTTCGGCGACTCAC ACTTTGGTTTCCCCCGTTTCTCAACGATGGGCCGCCGAGGTCGGATGCCCGGTGGGGCCAGCACTCACATGGACCACGATGACGACTTCTTCACTCGGCTGCCCTCGGAGTTCCGCCAGTACATCCCAGACGGTTTCGGAGGCAGACGTGGTCCAGGTGCTCCTCCCGCGCCCGGACAAGttccacagcagcagcagccacagccgcAGTATACccaacagcagccacagccgCAGTATACCCAACAACAGCCCCAGACGCACTTCCAGTTCGGTGTGCCgccccagcaacagcaagtcTATGCGGGATCAGCCCAGCAGCAGGTGCCGCAGACGCCTTCGAAGCGTCTATGCGATGCTGCCATCCAGACGGAGGATCCTGCCGGTCGCTCGGAGGTGGACTGTGCTCCGCCGGCTAACTTGAACCAGCACGGACTGCGAAACACTGTGGACATGGGCGTGAAGAGTGCCGCCGAGCAGGATCAGGGACTGCGCTCCCACTCCGCCCCTCcgccagagcagcagcagcagaatctGCAgtatcagcagcaacagcagcagcatcagcaaccGGGAGCACATAACCAACAGTTTGGCACCCAGACAAGTCCGCCCATTCAGGGTCAGCAGTTCAAGACCTACTATGCGCCCCACCAGCAGACGCATCcccagcaaaagcagcagacTCCGCCGCCAGCGCCACAGACCCCGGGTGGCACCTATGTGCGCACCATACCCATCTTCGTGGAGGGTCGCACCGAGCCCATCATCAATGCCCACAAGGAGATCCCCAACCAGAATGCTCCGCCCAGTGCTCAGGCCCAAGCTCAGGCACAGGCATATGCGCAGGCACAGGCGCAGCCACAGGCTCACGGTGCTCCACAGCAGCAGAGGCCGACACCACTGAACACCCAGCAGGTGCATCCTGACCAGCAAGTGCCAGTTGAGGGAGCCGCTGGATTGCCGCCACAGACGCCACACACCCTCAACTCGATCAACAAGATCCAGGACATACAGCGCGACGTACTGGAGCTCATGGGCAAGGTGGAGCAGTTCAAGGGAACGCGCGAGGAGAAGGAGTACGCCTACCTGGACGAGATGCTGACACGCAACCTGCTTAAGCTAGACACCATCGACACAAACGGCAAGGACAGCATTCGTCTGGCCCGAAAGGAGGCTATCAA ATGCATTCAGGCTTCGATAAATGTGCTAGAGGCCAAGGCGGAGGAGAACGCCAGAGCGGCATCGGGAGCAGTAGCTGCACCTAGCGCCCCAGCTTTAGCGGTTGACACAGGTGCAGCTGCTGCCCCAGAAGCAGCCGGCCAAAATGCGGAGCCAGTGACTCCACAGCCACAGGATGCTACTAAACTGCAGGAACCCATCCCTCTGCCAGCACCACCAAATGCGGCACCCGTGGAGGGCGCAGCTGCTCCGGAAGCAAACGCCGCGGAGGCTGCAGCTTCTGGTGTGACGACCCAATCAGCCGCGCAGTCGGAGGCAACCACAACGACGTCGGAATGA